In Nitrobacteraceae bacterium AZCC 1564, the following proteins share a genomic window:
- a CDS encoding hypothetical protein (product_source=Hypo-rule applied), translated as MTYRKRSDRFQRGESDDPLSRQERSKAQADRIRALLQHSRNQTKYPKLSRPGHSKPTTVRYASTAAADNWSTMEAGRPLLDAAFEAMTDGGDRAMLSWPSRPGGAFVATCALLREARSSGRLAHATIGYWPWREGAKQAARSVLVNPQDIADVSLIVYNASDKSWQDRSLAHVSLCMIEMRLRDLKPKARANGEIVVRNPTLLETTAVFSPSARKGEGAYCPDPEQVLRRVRDYTSMGEPYAGLTDHVAAVGDPALSPFALLGLPAASTPDGLTRYLAAPRIKSFGLDLVVVDLTHTGRSEIRNSWEKLLDVLLTAMNPIQGRRPALFVVADDSFTHRRAFRLLRTHADKRRPKIRAQQLGLFLEKPSLLGAAAEPPQDASPISVQADIKDAALAPLRQELLAIGSKLREVGADNDADQIKRALAFVRRSASLPLGMREAREITDVLYDETGEFDDALRKLFRPKMALSDLLAVGQRQPAFSQDIEAVVKQIERKVANWEDDTPVAAKLAELLWSPEINTPRTTIALPGRRVSEVYLASDRAVTCRCAIIDHQDLPAHLEGQDAERLIVIGPTPESIRSLLTARKVPMTVYLLGDAAGSSLLSSELAAIETIPAFAPFAIRVKALTAALRRGGADESLDQAEAEFHAAPLVREREVDFTQSDGRYRGDVVQLLMQSGIRLDYRPGGEVLKQSPGEMRPFERVTARDIKKDDRILVLDASIREPLRLALANSRASQAGLGIYHGEIARIRTRLPGETVAEKARHVLAFMRRIDPSVGEEQFNIQRWLRADIAPASAIGTRAPGAARDWHRFRVFMEAVGVQSQTAQAYWTAAVLPTRSYRAHEGHQFNQRVVNFVLDKEAEEAWKTKQGLWQQVLESVDVVANVEKISSGVNHG; from the coding sequence ATGACATATAGGAAGCGATCCGACCGCTTCCAACGCGGGGAGAGTGACGATCCGCTTTCGCGCCAGGAAAGATCCAAAGCACAAGCAGATCGGATCAGGGCCCTGCTGCAGCACTCCCGAAATCAAACCAAGTACCCGAAACTCTCTAGGCCCGGTCACTCCAAGCCAACGACCGTCAGATACGCATCGACGGCCGCCGCCGACAACTGGTCGACGATGGAGGCTGGTCGCCCTTTGTTGGACGCTGCCTTCGAGGCCATGACGGACGGCGGCGATCGAGCAATGCTGTCCTGGCCATCAAGGCCAGGCGGCGCCTTCGTCGCGACATGCGCGTTGCTGCGAGAAGCTCGATCTTCGGGACGGCTCGCCCACGCCACGATCGGTTACTGGCCATGGCGCGAAGGCGCCAAGCAGGCAGCACGATCGGTCCTCGTCAACCCTCAGGATATCGCCGACGTCTCTCTGATTGTCTACAATGCTTCGGACAAGTCCTGGCAAGACCGCTCGTTAGCGCACGTGTCGCTCTGCATGATCGAGATGCGGCTACGCGACCTGAAACCTAAAGCGCGCGCCAACGGCGAGATCGTCGTTCGCAATCCGACCCTTCTCGAAACAACCGCGGTCTTCTCGCCGTCCGCGAGGAAAGGCGAAGGTGCCTATTGCCCGGATCCCGAACAGGTTTTGCGACGCGTCCGAGACTACACGTCTATGGGCGAGCCGTATGCAGGGCTGACGGATCACGTCGCGGCAGTCGGAGATCCGGCCCTCTCTCCCTTCGCTTTGCTCGGGCTTCCGGCGGCGAGCACGCCCGATGGCCTGACGCGCTATCTCGCCGCGCCCCGCATCAAAAGCTTCGGCCTAGATCTCGTCGTCGTCGATCTCACCCATACGGGCCGATCGGAAATAAGGAATTCCTGGGAGAAGTTGCTCGACGTGCTGCTGACGGCCATGAACCCGATACAGGGACGTCGTCCCGCACTCTTCGTGGTCGCAGACGATAGCTTCACCCACCGAAGGGCGTTCCGTCTGCTCAGAACACACGCTGACAAGCGTCGTCCAAAGATCAGAGCTCAACAGCTGGGACTCTTTCTCGAGAAGCCGTCACTGTTGGGCGCAGCGGCTGAACCACCGCAGGACGCGTCGCCGATCTCGGTGCAGGCCGACATCAAGGATGCCGCTCTGGCTCCTCTGCGTCAGGAGCTGCTCGCGATCGGCAGCAAGCTGCGAGAAGTCGGAGCAGACAACGATGCCGATCAGATCAAGCGTGCATTGGCTTTCGTAAGGCGGTCGGCCTCTCTTCCGCTCGGCATGCGCGAAGCGCGCGAAATCACCGACGTTCTCTATGACGAAACCGGCGAGTTTGACGACGCTCTTCGGAAGCTCTTCCGGCCAAAGATGGCACTTAGCGACTTGCTCGCCGTCGGCCAGCGTCAACCAGCCTTCTCGCAAGATATCGAAGCCGTGGTGAAGCAGATCGAACGGAAGGTTGCGAACTGGGAGGACGATACGCCGGTCGCCGCAAAACTGGCTGAGCTCCTTTGGTCACCGGAGATCAATACGCCACGGACGACTATAGCGCTGCCCGGTCGTCGCGTGAGCGAAGTCTATTTGGCCTCCGACCGTGCAGTTACCTGCCGATGCGCGATCATCGATCATCAAGACCTGCCCGCTCATCTCGAGGGTCAGGATGCCGAGCGATTGATCGTCATCGGGCCGACACCGGAGTCGATCCGGTCTTTGCTTACGGCCCGCAAGGTACCCATGACCGTCTATCTCCTCGGAGACGCCGCGGGCAGTTCACTGCTCTCGTCTGAACTGGCCGCGATTGAAACGATTCCGGCGTTCGCACCGTTCGCGATCAGAGTGAAAGCGCTGACCGCTGCGTTGCGACGCGGGGGTGCCGATGAATCCCTCGATCAGGCGGAAGCTGAATTTCACGCCGCTCCCCTCGTCAGGGAGCGCGAGGTCGACTTCACACAGTCAGACGGCAGATATCGCGGGGATGTCGTGCAACTTTTGATGCAGAGCGGCATCAGGCTCGATTACCGCCCCGGTGGCGAGGTCCTCAAACAATCTCCCGGCGAGATGAGGCCGTTCGAACGCGTCACCGCACGCGATATCAAGAAGGACGATCGAATTCTGGTTCTGGATGCATCGATCCGCGAACCGCTGCGGCTCGCGCTCGCCAACTCGCGCGCAAGCCAAGCCGGTCTTGGCATCTATCACGGCGAGATCGCGAGAATTCGCACAAGATTGCCTGGTGAAACCGTCGCGGAAAAAGCTCGGCACGTGCTCGCGTTCATGAGGCGGATCGATCCCTCGGTCGGCGAAGAGCAATTCAACATCCAACGCTGGTTAAGGGCCGACATCGCGCCAGCGAGCGCGATCGGCACACGCGCGCCCGGAGCTGCGCGAGATTGGCATCGCTTTCGGGTCTTTATGGAAGCGGTCGGCGTTCAATCGCAAACGGCCCAAGCTTATTGGACGGCCGCCGTTCTGCCGACCCGATCATACAGAGCTCATGAAGGACACCAATTCAACCAGCGCGTGGTCAACTTCGTACTGGACAAAGAAGCCGAAGAGGCCTGGAAGACCAAACAGGGTCTTTGGCAGCAGGTTCTGGAGTCGGTGGACGTTGTCGCCAATGTCGAGAAGATATCTTCCGGAGTAAACCATGGCTGA